Genomic segment of Danio aesculapii chromosome 25, fDanAes4.1, whole genome shotgun sequence:
atatatatatatatatatatatatatatatatatacacacacatatatatatacacacatgtatatatatatatatatatatatatatatatatatatatatacacacacacacacacacacacacacatatatatatatatatatatatatatatatatatatatatacacacacacacacacatatatatatatatatatatatatatatatatatatatatatatatatatatatatatatatatatacacacacatatatatacacacatatatatatatatatatatatatatatatatatatatatatatatatatatatatatatatatatatatatatatatacacacacatatatatatacacacatgtatatatatatatatatatatatatatatatatatatatatatacacacacacacacacacatatatatatatatatatatatatatatatatatatatatatatatatatatatatatatttttttttttttttttttttttttttatatacttattggggtaaagttggttttatatttgcacatttggactttctccttaatagtATAATTTCGGAAATGTATtaattgcaaattctaaatagtgaaatcaaattagaagccaatgactatcaacgtacaacattgtttacagtcgattaaatagagctaatgttgtttttaaggcCTAATTACATGgcatttcagaccgaatattcaacaGAGCGTAATAAACAATATAGAGGCCATaccacaagttgtcactgtttaaaaatgaacgAATTTAAACCACATTTACCTCAATGCAACATTGTTTTCATGTGACAAGGCACCCCTTAAACAGAGGATCCCCTTGGATCAATGTaaagttcacttaaaaatattattaataataataatatcacgtTTTTGTCTTAGTCAAATTTGGTCACACTAAAAATCCATCAATTTCAATCATCACTTAAAgatgaaaacaataattaaatcgtgtgtatgtgtgtgtaacgTTACCCACCCATATATCTTAGCAAATGATGAAACGAGTTAGAGTACAACCGATTATCATAAGCTATAAATTCAGAGCTAACATTTATAAGGGTTTGGAAGACATGATTTAAACCGGTTATTCCAAGATATTCATAATGTTTATCATCTCAGACAtcctattgaggtaaagttgattttatatttgcacattcgttgaGTGACATgatctctatattgtttaccattgtACTTTGAACATTGGTTCTGAAATAACATGCAAGTGTGACATGAaatcaacattagcactattactTCCttagactgaacaatgttgtattttgatagtcattCGCTGCTAATTTGTTTCCACTATTTattaaacaatacttttctgaaattatattattaaggagaaagtctgaatacgCAAatctaaaaccaactttacctcagtggaCATCCTTACTCGACATCATCGCCTCAACAGTTGAGAAGTGCGCAGAGAAAAAGTTGGTGAACTTTGGCAAAAGTATCCAAAGTGAGACAAACTTAAGCGTAAAGAAGAGGAGAAGTTTGGGATACCTGATGGAGCGCCGTGAGTCCGTCTATATTGGCGTGGTTGATGTCTGCTCCCTGCCGTAAGAGCTCCGCCACCTCCTCCCGGTCCCCGGCGGAGCAGGCGGCCATGAACACTGCACCCTGGGCGAAGCGCACTCGGGCCCGTCGGTGTCCCGGGGCGACGGAATGGCTCCTCGCCTCCGCCCCGGTCTGGTCCGTCTCCGAGCCCTGCCACCGCTGCAGCTGATCCTGCCTCCGCTGCTTCGCCGCTTCGGACCGGGAACGGTCAGTGGCCGCCATCTTCCTCCCTCGGTTTCTCCGGGAGAGTTTCAGTTCATCAGCCAAGTGATGTCCGATTCACCTACGATTAGTTCATATGAGCCGATTCTTTCAAATGAATCGTTCGAGCCGATTCGTGTTTGTGAATCAATCGAAGAgaaatgctgcgtcccaattcgcatacttaaaTTACGCCCTATGTACAATTTTTCTGAAGAAAAAGTGTATACTtttaagtgtgtaacagaagagtatgaaagctttgggacatactaatccTAGTCAACAGATGGTTATGTTGCTATTTActtcccctgtcaatcatctcgacacatcatccacatttctttaatatttaattactgaGCTttttggagaagcagcagcaggataatctgccattcacaagtctttcatgcagagaaatctccacaggtctttgggtaattatccattcagaagttaatgtccaaacatatcttaATATGAGATCACATTGTAGTTGCAGATggaatataacacagaaaacacgatttaaatattttccagattaagatattaattaatagtcattcaattatttatagatattaattaatagtcattcagTTAAttatagatattaattaacagtcattcaaacaactttacagaAGCCTTGTTCTTGTgcatccaccatgtttgtagtttatttacactttttacctgactttgtagttctaatcaaattcacgtccaacgcGAAATGTATTGTGGCCAATATTAGCGGTAAGAGTATGGAGGGTTCAGTCggcgccagtagcctagtggttagtgcgttgacacataacaccaaggtgctcacggcgatccgagttcaattcccggcttgaggtcctttgccgatacTTTccttatctctgctccccacacttttctgtctgtaaaatctcAACTGTCctatccaaataaaggtgaaaacccctaaaaaataataataaaaaagtagtgaGTATGTAGGATTCTACACCgaatttttaccggaaatagtaaaccctccgggaacctttggcatactcttttcaacacagACTATGGTCtaggacatactaattctatttccgaatactatttaggatggatagtatgcgaatagGTATGCAGCAAAAGTGAAAACGCGTTAAAATAAACGATGATTTGCAGTGAAGGTTGCCATGGCAACAACATGAGTGTTTGCCGTTAAAAATTTGCATAGAATCTAAAATTGCAGgcaaattttgtttttttattaatcgtatccaaaataaaagtttgttttgacataatatatgtgtgtgtgtgttatatatttttttatgtatatgtggtccacacacatacacacacatacatagaaacaaaactatacaaaacatttttgttacttatttaaatttatatataatttgtatcatatatatatatatatatatatatatatatatatatatatatatatatatatatatatatatatatatatatatatatatatatatatacacacacacacaagtatatatatatgctttggttttccccacagtccaaacacatgtgctataggtgaattgaataaactaaattggctgtagtgtgtgtgtgattgtgagtgtgtatggatgtttcccagtactgggtcgcagctggaagggtatccgctgtgtaaaacatatgttggataagttggtggttcatttcattgtggtgacccctgatgaataaagggacgatGCCGATGGAAAATGATCAAATGAATGCTGACACATTATTAATTGTTTCGCCACTATCATGTATGCTTTGTGGCTCTGTAACATGAAATACAACAATCCTGAtttgaatactttttaaaatgactaTAACAAATCCGTATAAAAATCCTCCTCCTTAAAAATAACCAGATAATTCACACATTAGAGATGTGATTGAGAACTTGACAAAGCGAAAAAACAACCGTTCACTCACTCAATGAAGCGAGTCGTTCGAATGAATCGATTCACTAAAACGAATCGGATCTCCCAATCCCATATCCAACAGATATGAGGAGAGGCGCAACAGGATGAGCCGGAAGCGCCCTCTGCCGGCCGCGAGAGGAACAACATCACCAAGGGGTGGAGTCGGCCGCAACTTCATCAGCTAATAGGAACGCAGAAGCAGGATGACGTAATAAAATCCCACGCACTTGAACTTGACTTGAAGAGGATCGTTTTACTGTAAAAGCAGCGCTGTAAAAGTCAAAGCCTCCACAGACACTTACAGTTCAGGAGAGCAATGGAAAATAAGGACCACAGGAAACCGACTCCTGAAAATAACAGTGAAGAAACACATTTTACAGGACAGCAAGAGAGAGTCTTATGATGTTTAAAAGAACTATAAGTTAAAAAGCTTAATAATAACTGAAGAAGATTATAGGTAAACATTTTGCCCTATCTCCCGTTACTTATCTTCTGAATTGTAAAACTGCTCTACACCTTTAGTCACGGACTAGAATCTGCGTTACACTTTTGTACATATCTAgcaagaaaatgtattattttgctgTGGTCCTCTCCTAACATTCATTCGGTCAACATGTGGATAAATCATTTTCTTAATCTTAGAAAAACTGACTTATGACTTGCGTCAGAAATCTGATGATTTCTGGCATATCTGGAACCCTCTATGGGAGGTTTtggagagaatgaatgaatgaatgaatgaatgtatgtatgtgtgtatgtgtgtatgtatgtatgtatctatgcatgtatgtatgaatgtatctgtgtatgtatgtatgtatgtatgtatgtatgtatgtatgtatgtatgtatgtatgtatgtatctatgtatgaatgtatctgtgtatgtatgtatgtatgtatgtatgaatgtatgaatgtatctgtgtatgtatgtatgtatgtatgtatgtatgtatgtatgtatgtatgtatgtatgtatgtatctatgtatctatgtatgaatgtatctgtgtatgtatgtatgtatctgtgtatgtatgtatgtatgtatgtatgtatgtatgtatgtatgtatgtatgtatgtatgtatgtatgtatgtatgtatctgtgtatgtatgtatgtatgtatgtatgtatgtatgtatgtatgtatgtatgtatgtatgtatgtatgtatgaatgtatctgtgtatgtatgtatgtatatatgtatgtatgtatgtatctatgtatgaatgtatctgtgtatgtatgtatgtatgtatgtatgtatgaatgtatctatgtatgtatgaatgtatgtatgcatgcatgtatgtatgtatgtatctatgtatgtatgcatctatgtatgtatctatgtatgtatgaatgtatgtatgcatgcatgtatgtatgtatgtatctatgtatctatgtatgtatgtatgtatgtatgtatgtataaatgtatctgtgtatgtatgtatgtatgtatgtatctgtgtatgaatgtatctgtgtatgtatgtatgtatgtatgtatgtatctatgtatctatgtatgtatgtatgtatgtatgtttgtatctatctatctatctatctatctatctatctatctatctatctatctatctatctatctatctatctatctatctacctacctacctacctacctacctacctacctacctacctacctacctacctacctacctacctacctacctacctacctacctacctacctacctacctacctacctacctacctacctacctatctatctatctatctatctatctatctatctacctacctacctacctacctacctacctacctacctacctacctacctacctacctacctacctacctacctacctacctacctacctacctatctatctatctatctatctatctatctatctatctatctaatgatgcacagaggccagtgggcaaatttgaccaggacactgaggttaaacctctactcttttCCGAAgggcatcctgggatttttaacgaccacagagagtcaggacctcagtttaacatctcattcgaaagacAGATAAGCACATTCttttctgaaaataaacaaatacttagtaaaattattattatctgctaaataaatcagtcaatcaaGATTTTAATAAgagcattattcattcattttccttcggcttagtccctttattcatcaggggtcgccacagcggaatgaaccgccaacttatccagcatatgttttacacagcggatgccctttcagctgcaacacatcactgggtaacactcatacacactaattcacacacacacactcatactctacggccaattttgtttattcaattcacctatagcgcgtgtgtttggactatgggagaaatcggagcacccggaggaaatccacgccaacacgagaagaacatgcaaactccacagagaaatgccaactgacccagccgaggctcaaatcagcaaccttcttactgcgaggtgacagtgcttaccactgagccaccgtgccgccccattaTTTTTGCATGAAATCCAATACCCTGCTAAATAAATCAACATATCAATAAATTAATCTTATGTCATAAACTTTATTGGTCACAGAGTCACAGCGGGTTTGATAAGTGAGCACAGGTGCGGATCAGGAGTGTGTTTTACTGTCTGGCTCACACTAAAGCCAAATCCCAGCTTTTGAagcatttacagcagattaaCAGATTAGTTCAGTCCTTAATCTGTCTCTGGCAAACATTTCAAACAACAAGAAGAAAGAAATAAGgagtatttacaaaaaaaacatcagGTACAATCTATACACAAAGCAGCAAGAcagagtacagtacagtacactagcagcattgatattgcattgGCAGGGCTTAATATGCtcacatcattttcattttaataccGTCCACATGCATGAAACCTTCCAGAAATGATGAGTAGATCACTTGCCTTTTTCACAACATCAATACTGATGAAGCAGAACACTGAAAACACCACATGCAGGGTTCAGTACAGTTTcagctcaacttttttttttttaaagatttatttttggccattttgcctttattagataggacagtatttagacaggaagcgaagttggagagagagaggggggggtagggaaatgtcgtcgagccgggattcgaactcgcgacgccctgacgtgctacagcaccatatgtcgacgcgctaaccactaggctattgcgccgacatgtTTCAGCTCAACTTTtgacttaattatttaattatctatctatcattgatcaatcaatctatcattctatctatcgatccatccatccatccatccatccatccatccatccatccatccatccatctatcaattacGGATGTGGTATAACATGTGGTATACCACAAGGATCTGTCTTAGATCCAAAACAGCCATCCATTCGTCTGTCCTTTAATccaatccattcatctatccatccattcatctatccatccatccatccatccatccatccatctatctatctatctatctatctatctatctatctatctatctatctatctatctatctatctatctatctatctatctatctatctatcacggATGTGGTATAACGTGGTATACCGCAAGGATCTGTCTTAGATCCAAAACAGCCATCCAATTGTCTGTCCTTTATTccaatccatcaatctatccatccatccatccatccatccatccatccatccatccatccatccatctatctatctatctatctatctatctatctatctatctatctatctatctatctatctatctatctatggatctgtaattattgtgaaaagcgctacacaaataaactcAAGAGTTACAAACTCATGAATGATGAGGAAATCTGCccttgttattgttaatattattcatttgatcatttacttaatttgtataatcaaataattaaaaagtataaataaaaatcactatAATATTAACACTATAatattaactgtaaaatatttagtaataatgtttatttgtataataaataatacttgttATTATTGTTTGCT
This window contains:
- the zmp:0000001167 gene encoding protein phosphatase 1 regulatory subunit 12B, which produces HHLADELKLSRRNRGRKMAATDRSRSEAAKQRRQDQLQRWQGSETDQTGAEARSHSVAPGHRRARVRFAQGAVFMAACSAGDREEVAELLRQGADINHANIDGLTALHQVSQTSPLLYA